The Bradyrhizobium ottawaense genome window below encodes:
- a CDS encoding phosphate acetyltransferase has translation MSADMTHETGGKYDRLIAAARAAPPTPTVVVHPCDETSLRGTIDSASAGIIRPILVGPEGKIRDTAARFDLDISSFEIVHAAHSDDAAAKGVELIQAARGELLMKGSLHTDELMRAVTAKTGGLRTDRRISHVFVMDVPTYAETIFVTDAAINIFPDLDAKRDIIQNAIDLYNQAGFGRTPRVAILSAVETVTSKIPSTIEAAALCKMADRGQITGGVLDGPLAFDNAIDPEAARIKGIESEVAGRAQILVVPDLESGNMLAKNLAYFAKADGAGIVLGARVPVVLTSRADTPRARMASCAVAALYAHARRQKAPSVAA, from the coding sequence ATGTCGGCCGATATGACGCACGAAACCGGCGGCAAGTACGACCGGCTGATCGCGGCGGCGAGGGCTGCGCCTCCGACACCGACCGTGGTCGTGCACCCCTGCGACGAGACTTCGCTACGCGGGACGATCGACAGCGCCAGCGCGGGGATCATCCGGCCGATCCTGGTCGGGCCGGAAGGGAAGATCAGGGACACCGCCGCGAGGTTCGATCTGGACATATCAAGCTTCGAGATCGTGCATGCCGCCCATAGTGACGACGCCGCGGCCAAGGGCGTCGAGCTCATCCAGGCCGCCAGAGGCGAGCTGTTGATGAAGGGCAGCCTTCACACCGACGAGTTGATGCGCGCGGTCACGGCAAAGACCGGCGGCCTGCGCACGGATCGGCGCATCAGCCATGTCTTTGTCATGGATGTGCCGACTTATGCCGAGACGATTTTCGTCACCGACGCCGCGATCAATATCTTTCCCGATCTCGATGCCAAGCGCGACATCATCCAGAACGCGATCGACCTCTACAATCAGGCCGGCTTTGGCCGAACGCCGCGCGTGGCGATCCTGTCGGCGGTCGAGACCGTGACGTCCAAAATTCCGTCGACCATCGAAGCCGCCGCCCTCTGCAAGATGGCCGATCGCGGCCAGATCACCGGTGGCGTGCTCGACGGTCCCCTGGCGTTCGACAACGCCATCGACCCGGAAGCGGCACGCATCAAGGGCATCGAGTCCGAGGTCGCCGGTCGTGCACAGATCCTGGTCGTTCCAGATCTGGAGTCCGGCAACATGCTGGCCAAGAATCTCGCCTATTTCGCCAAGGCGGATGGTGCCGGCATTGTCCTTGGCGCGCGGGTACCCGTCGTCCTGACGTCGCGCGCCGATACGCCGCGTGCGCGCATGGCCTCCTGTGCTGTGGCGGCGCTCTACGCGCACGCCCGGCGCCAGAAGGCGCCGTCAGTGGCCGCGTGA
- a CDS encoding DUF3141 domain-containing protein, whose translation MENLKLPAGPMSGLVTSAVEYLVDAGQRSVLFLDIMRQRGDQYREHVAQTAPHVLQYAAELITDGRKLDEPVNYALVRIIPPKNVAIDMRRRPFVVVDPRAGHGPGIGGFKADSEIGVAMKAGHPCYFIGFLPEPMPGQTIERIARAEAKFLETVISRHPDADGKPCVIGNCQAGWAIMILASLRPELFGPLIIAGAPLAYWAGVHGKYPMRYSGGLLGGSWLTALTSDLGAGKFDGAWLVQNFENQNPSNTLWTKQYNVYSKVDTEADRYLDFERWWGGHVNLNAEEIQFIVDELFIGNNLAAGRIEMSDGEKVDLRNIRSPIVVFCSKGDNVTPPQQALDWILDCYADVDEIRAYGQTIVYTIHESIGHLGIFVSGGVANKEHAEFSSNIDLIDVLPPGLYEATFEARGSETLNADLATGQWVMRCEARTLGDIRAMGGNSPEDERRFATAKRISELNLAAYQKFVQPWIKKMVTPEAANWARGMHPLRMQYEAFSSQNPWMSMVKAAADRAEEKRRPVSQDNPFLAFQEQVSKQIVHALDSWRDAQEALSETLFLNVYGSPALQAAVGIDPNAVPTRRREMSDEHRAMLESRIAELRAKIGDGGLREAAIRALLYVGSARGMLDERSIEALRQVRRDHAGSRMTLSEFKMLVREQFFMLLLDREGAVAAIPRLLPEDMNRRRAAFAAMREVLSASADITGERANRLRRVAELFGLDGEGEMTSNVAPFDPQARAS comes from the coding sequence ATGGAAAATCTGAAGCTGCCTGCCGGTCCCATGTCGGGGTTGGTCACCTCCGCCGTGGAGTATCTGGTCGATGCCGGACAGCGGAGCGTGTTGTTTCTGGATATCATGCGACAGCGCGGCGACCAATATCGCGAGCACGTCGCGCAGACCGCACCGCATGTGCTGCAATATGCCGCCGAGTTGATTACGGACGGCCGCAAACTCGACGAGCCTGTCAACTACGCGCTCGTGCGCATCATCCCGCCCAAGAATGTCGCGATCGACATGAGGCGGCGGCCGTTCGTCGTCGTCGATCCGCGCGCCGGCCATGGTCCCGGCATCGGCGGCTTCAAGGCGGACAGCGAAATCGGTGTCGCGATGAAGGCGGGACATCCCTGCTACTTCATCGGGTTTCTGCCCGAACCCATGCCCGGCCAGACGATCGAGCGCATTGCGCGAGCCGAAGCGAAGTTTCTTGAAACTGTCATCAGCCGTCACCCCGACGCCGACGGCAAGCCTTGCGTCATCGGCAATTGTCAGGCCGGCTGGGCGATCATGATCCTGGCGTCGCTAAGGCCGGAGCTGTTCGGACCGCTGATCATCGCCGGCGCGCCGCTCGCTTATTGGGCGGGCGTCCATGGCAAATATCCGATGCGCTATTCCGGCGGCCTCTTGGGCGGAAGCTGGCTGACGGCGCTGACGAGCGATCTCGGTGCCGGCAAGTTCGACGGCGCCTGGCTGGTGCAGAATTTCGAGAACCAGAACCCCTCGAACACGCTCTGGACCAAGCAATACAACGTCTATTCCAAAGTCGACACCGAGGCCGACCGTTATCTGGACTTCGAGCGATGGTGGGGCGGTCACGTCAACCTCAATGCCGAAGAGATCCAGTTCATCGTCGACGAACTGTTCATCGGCAACAACCTCGCCGCTGGCCGGATCGAAATGTCGGACGGGGAGAAGGTCGACCTGCGCAATATCCGCTCGCCGATCGTGGTGTTCTGCTCCAAGGGCGACAACGTCACCCCGCCGCAGCAGGCGCTGGACTGGATTCTCGACTGCTACGCCGACGTCGATGAGATCAGGGCATATGGCCAGACCATCGTTTACACCATTCACGAAAGCATCGGTCATCTCGGGATCTTCGTGTCCGGCGGCGTCGCCAACAAGGAGCATGCCGAATTCTCCAGCAACATCGACCTGATCGACGTGCTCCCGCCCGGGCTCTACGAGGCGACGTTCGAGGCGAGGGGCAGCGAGACGCTCAACGCCGACCTTGCAACGGGACAATGGGTAATGCGTTGCGAGGCCCGTACGCTCGGCGACATCCGGGCCATGGGCGGCAATTCCCCCGAGGACGAGCGGCGGTTCGCCACCGCCAAGCGCATCTCGGAGCTCAATCTTGCAGCCTATCAGAAATTCGTGCAGCCCTGGATCAAGAAGATGGTGACGCCAGAGGCGGCCAACTGGGCGCGCGGCATGCATCCGCTGCGAATGCAATATGAGGCTTTCAGCAGTCAGAATCCATGGATGTCCATGGTGAAGGCGGCGGCCGATCGCGCCGAAGAGAAGCGCAGGCCGGTATCGCAGGACAATCCGTTCCTGGCCTTCCAGGAGCAGGTGTCGAAGCAGATTGTGCATGCGCTCGATAGCTGGCGCGATGCCCAGGAGGCGCTGAGCGAGACCCTCTTCCTCAACGTCTATGGCTCACCTGCGCTCCAGGCCGCGGTCGGCATCGACCCCAACGCCGTGCCGACACGGCGCCGCGAGATGTCGGACGAGCATCGCGCCATGCTCGAAAGCAGGATTGCGGAGTTGAGGGCGAAGATTGGTGACGGCGGCCTGCGAGAGGCTGCTATCCGCGCGCTGCTCTATGTCGGCTCCGCGCGCGGCATGTTGGACGAGCGCAGCATCGAGGCGCTGCGCCAGGTCAGGCGCGACCATGCCGGCTCCCGGATGACCCTGTCCGAATTCAAGATGCTGGTACGCGAGCAGTTCTTCATGCTGCTGCTCGACCGCGAGGGCGCCGTGGCGGCCATTCCAAGGTTGTTGCCCGAGGACATGAACCGGCGGCGCGCGGCCTTCGCGGCGATGCGCGAGGTGCTCTCGGCAAGCGCGGACATCACCGGCGAGCGCGCCAATCGCCTGAGGCGAGTCGCCGAGTTGTTTGGCCTGGACGGAGAGGGCGAGATGACGTCGAACGTCGCGCCATTCGATCCTCAGGCAAGAGCGTCGTAG
- the ntrC gene encoding nitrogen regulation protein NR(I), whose amino-acid sequence MPAGSILVADDDTAIRTVLNQALSRAGYEVRLTGNAATLWRWVSQGEGDLVITDVVMPDENAFDLLPRIKKMRPNLPVIVMSAQNTFMTAIRASERGAYEYLPKPFDLKELIAIVGRALAEPKERVSTPDEDAEMEAIPLVGRSPAMQEIYRVLARLMQTDLTVMITGESGTGKELVARALHDYGKRRNGPFVAVNMAAIPRDLIESELFGHERGAFTGANTRASGRFEQAEGGTLFLDEIGDMPMEAQTRLLRVLQQGEYTTVGGRTPIKTDVRIVAASNKDLRVLIQQGLFREDLFFRLNVVPLRLPPLRERIEDLPDLIRHFFALAEKDGLPPKKLDVLALERLKQHRWPGNVRELENLARRLAALYPQDVITASVIDGELAPPSVSPGAAVQQGVDNLGGAVEAYLFSHFQGFPNGVPPPGLYHRILKEIEVPLLTAALAATRGNQIRAADLLGLNRNTLRKKIRDLDIQVYRSGG is encoded by the coding sequence ATGCCCGCAGGTAGCATTCTCGTGGCCGATGACGATACCGCCATCCGCACCGTTCTCAATCAGGCACTGTCCCGCGCCGGCTATGAAGTGCGGCTGACCGGCAATGCCGCAACGCTGTGGCGCTGGGTCAGCCAGGGGGAGGGCGATCTCGTCATCACCGACGTGGTGATGCCGGACGAAAACGCCTTCGACCTCTTGCCGCGGATCAAGAAGATGCGGCCGAATCTGCCGGTCATCGTCATGAGCGCGCAGAACACCTTCATGACGGCGATCCGCGCCTCCGAGCGCGGGGCCTACGAATATCTGCCGAAGCCGTTCGACCTCAAGGAGCTGATTGCCATCGTCGGCCGCGCGCTGGCCGAGCCGAAGGAGCGGGTCTCGACGCCGGACGAGGACGCCGAGATGGAGGCGATCCCGCTGGTCGGCCGCTCGCCCGCGATGCAGGAAATCTACCGCGTGCTCGCGCGCTTGATGCAGACCGATCTCACGGTAATGATCACGGGCGAGTCCGGCACCGGCAAGGAGCTGGTGGCCCGCGCGCTGCACGATTACGGCAAGCGCCGCAACGGCCCGTTCGTCGCGGTCAACATGGCGGCGATCCCGCGCGACCTCATCGAATCCGAACTGTTCGGCCATGAGCGCGGCGCCTTCACCGGCGCCAACACCCGCGCCTCAGGCCGGTTCGAGCAGGCCGAGGGCGGCACGCTGTTCCTCGACGAAATCGGCGACATGCCGATGGAGGCACAGACCCGTCTGCTGCGCGTGCTGCAGCAGGGCGAATACACCACCGTCGGCGGCCGCACCCCGATCAAGACCGACGTGCGCATCGTCGCGGCCTCCAACAAGGATCTGCGCGTCCTGATCCAGCAGGGCCTGTTCCGGGAAGATCTGTTCTTCCGCCTCAACGTCGTTCCGCTGCGGCTGCCGCCGCTCCGCGAGCGCATCGAGGATTTGCCCGATCTCATCCGTCACTTCTTCGCGCTGGCCGAGAAGGACGGCCTGCCGCCCAAGAAGCTCGACGTGCTGGCGCTGGAGCGGCTGAAGCAACACCGCTGGCCCGGCAACGTGCGCGAGCTGGAAAACCTCGCCCGGCGCCTCGCCGCGCTCTATCCGCAGGACGTGATCACGGCTTCCGTCATCGATGGCGAGCTCGCGCCGCCCTCGGTCAGCCCGGGTGCCGCGGTCCAGCAGGGCGTCGACAATCTCGGCGGCGCCGTGGAGGCCTATCTGTTCTCGCACTTCCAGGGCTTTCCCAACGGCGTGCCGCCGCCCGGCCTCTATCACCGCATCCTCAAGGAGATCGAGGTGCCGTTGCTCACGGCCGCGCTCGCCGCCACCCGCGGCAACCAGATCCGCGCCGCCGACCTGCTCGGCCTCAACCGCAACACGCTGCGCAAGAAGATCCGGGATCTCGATATCCAGGTCTATCGCAGCGGCGGCTAG
- a CDS encoding two-component system sensor histidine kinase NtrB, protein MSSAADHRRPADSDAIMDALPNPVLMIGPDGKIVAANIATEAFFDISTQFLKRQSLKELVPFGSPLLALIEQVRSSNSPVNEYKVDLGTPRMGGDRQVDLHVAPLTERPGHIVVMLQERSIADKMDRQLTHRSAARSVIALAAMLAHEIKNPLSGIRGAAQLLEQQASSEDRMLTRLICDEADRIVTLVDRMEVFGDERPVLRGPVNIHSVLDHVKRLAQSGFARNIRFIEDYDPSLPPVLANQDQLIQVFLNLVKNAAEALIDVPDAEIQLTTAFRPGVRLSVPGQKSRVSLPLEFCVKDNGPGVPDDLLPNLFDPFVTTKQTGSGLGLALVAKIVGDHGGIIECESQPRKTTFRVLMPMYSTSVKHADQSSRADSAGKPSPASQGAK, encoded by the coding sequence ATGAGCTCCGCCGCTGACCATCGCCGGCCCGCCGACAGCGACGCGATCATGGATGCGTTGCCCAATCCCGTGCTCATGATCGGGCCGGACGGCAAGATCGTCGCCGCCAATATCGCGACCGAAGCCTTCTTCGACATCTCGACGCAGTTCCTGAAGCGGCAGTCGCTGAAAGAGCTGGTGCCGTTCGGCAGCCCCTTGCTGGCGCTGATCGAGCAGGTGCGTTCGTCGAATTCGCCGGTCAACGAATACAAGGTCGATCTCGGCACGCCGCGCATGGGCGGCGACCGCCAGGTCGATCTGCATGTCGCGCCGCTGACCGAGCGGCCCGGCCATATCGTGGTGATGCTGCAGGAGCGCTCCATCGCCGACAAGATGGACCGCCAGCTCACCCATCGCAGCGCGGCGCGCTCGGTCATCGCACTGGCCGCGATGCTGGCGCACGAGATCAAGAATCCGCTCTCCGGCATCCGCGGCGCGGCGCAGCTTCTCGAGCAGCAGGCCTCGTCCGAGGACCGCATGCTGACGCGCCTGATCTGCGACGAGGCCGACCGCATCGTGACGCTGGTCGACCGCATGGAGGTGTTCGGCGACGAGCGTCCCGTGTTGCGCGGCCCCGTCAACATCCATTCGGTGCTCGACCACGTCAAGCGGCTGGCGCAGTCCGGCTTTGCCCGCAACATCCGCTTCATCGAGGACTACGATCCCTCGCTGCCGCCGGTGCTGGCGAACCAGGACCAGTTGATCCAGGTGTTCCTCAATCTCGTGAAGAACGCCGCAGAAGCCCTGATCGACGTCCCCGACGCCGAGATCCAGCTCACCACCGCGTTCCGCCCCGGCGTGCGCCTGTCAGTCCCCGGTCAAAAATCCCGGGTATCCTTGCCGCTCGAATTCTGCGTGAAGGACAACGGACCAGGCGTGCCCGACGATCTTCTGCCCAACCTGTTCGATCCCTTCGTGACCACCAAGCAGACCGGCTCGGGGCTCGGCCTGGCGCTGGTCGCCAAGATCGTCGGCGATCACGGGGGCATCATCGAATGCGAATCTCAGCCGCGCAAGACCACCTTCCGCGTGCTGATGCCGATGTATTCCACATCGGTGAAACATGCCGATCAAAGCAGTCGCGCCGACTCTGCCGGGAAGCCGTCGCCTGCGTCACAGGGGGCGAAATGA
- the dusB gene encoding tRNA dihydrouridine synthase DusB, translating to MKIGDIDVATPVFLAPMSGVTDSPVRRLAAELGAGLVVSEMTASDELASGHRMSRLRCEATGIGPHVVQLAGCETHWMAEGARIAEAEGADIIDINMGCPARHVTGGQSGSALMRDLDHAVSLIDATIAAVKVPVTLKMRLGWDDRSRNAPELARRAEAAGVKLVTVHGRTRSQFYKGEADWDAIRAVREATCLPLVVNGDITSYEKALAALEASGADAVMIGRGAQGQPWLPGQIGRRLNGGVAEAMPTLATQLHYVRTLYEGVCALYGLRVGLKHARKHLGWALDVAAAASGAPVEKLKSWRQKILTSEDPRLVHQSLQDAFDDFGWSAAA from the coding sequence TTGAAAATAGGCGATATTGATGTCGCCACCCCGGTCTTCCTGGCACCGATGTCGGGGGTGACGGACTCGCCCGTCCGCCGGTTGGCTGCCGAGCTTGGCGCGGGTCTCGTCGTGTCCGAAATGACGGCCAGCGATGAGCTCGCGAGCGGCCACCGGATGTCCCGGTTGCGCTGCGAAGCCACCGGGATCGGCCCGCACGTGGTCCAGCTCGCCGGGTGCGAGACGCACTGGATGGCGGAGGGTGCCCGGATCGCCGAAGCCGAGGGCGCCGACATCATCGACATCAACATGGGCTGTCCGGCCCGCCACGTCACCGGCGGCCAGTCCGGTTCGGCCTTGATGCGCGACCTCGACCATGCCGTCAGCCTGATCGATGCGACTATCGCGGCGGTGAAGGTGCCGGTGACGCTGAAGATGCGGCTCGGCTGGGACGACCGCAGCCGCAACGCGCCGGAACTGGCGCGGCGCGCGGAAGCCGCCGGCGTCAAGCTCGTCACGGTGCATGGCCGCACCCGCAGCCAGTTCTACAAGGGTGAGGCCGATTGGGATGCGATCCGCGCCGTGCGCGAGGCCACCTGCCTTCCACTCGTCGTCAATGGCGACATCACTTCCTACGAGAAAGCGCTTGCGGCGCTCGAGGCCTCCGGCGCCGATGCCGTGATGATCGGCCGCGGCGCACAGGGCCAACCCTGGCTGCCCGGCCAGATCGGGCGCCGCCTGAACGGCGGGGTGGCTGAGGCCATGCCGACGCTTGCCACCCAGCTGCATTACGTCCGCACGCTTTATGAAGGCGTCTGCGCGCTTTACGGCCTGCGCGTAGGCCTCAAGCACGCCCGAAAACATCTCGGCTGGGCGCTCGACGTCGCCGCGGCTGCGAGCGGCGCTCCGGTCGAGAAGCTGAAATCCTGGCGCCAGAAGATCCTGACCTCGGAAGATCCGCGCCTCGTCCACCAGTCGCTGCAGGATGCCTTCGACGATTTCGGATGGAGCGCTGCTGCATGA
- a CDS encoding bifunctional 2-C-methyl-D-erythritol 4-phosphate cytidylyltransferase/2-C-methyl-D-erythritol 2,4-cyclodiphosphate synthase — MAKSQRTAVVLVAAGRGLRAGAGGPKQYREIGGVPVIYRAMETFSRHADVFVVQPVVNPDDSAMFTAAVAGLKHEPPTNGGATRQASVLAGLEALVKYEPDIVLIHDAARPFVSEGLISRAIEAASRTGAAIPAVPVTDTIKLTGDGGNVEGTPDRARLRIAQTPQSFRFDVILEAHRRAAKDGRSDFTDDAAIAEWAGLTVATFEGDVANMKLTTPEDFVREEARLAAQLGDIRTGTGYDVHAFGEGDHLMLCGVRVPHTKGFLAHSDGDVGLHALVDAILGALADGDIGSHFPPSDAKWKGASSDQFLKYAIERVTQRGGRVANLEVTMICERPKIGPLRDTMRARIAEISGVDISRVAVKATTSERLGFTGREEGIAATASATIRLPWSV; from the coding sequence ATGGCGAAATCACAACGCACCGCAGTCGTCCTCGTGGCAGCCGGGCGTGGACTGCGTGCAGGCGCCGGCGGGCCGAAGCAATATCGCGAGATCGGCGGCGTGCCCGTGATCTATCGCGCCATGGAAACCTTCAGCCGCCACGCCGACGTGTTTGTGGTGCAGCCGGTGGTGAACCCCGATGACAGCGCCATGTTCACGGCCGCGGTCGCGGGGCTCAAGCATGAGCCGCCGACCAATGGCGGTGCGACCCGGCAGGCCTCGGTGCTTGCCGGCCTCGAGGCGCTGGTCAAGTACGAGCCCGACATCGTGCTGATCCACGACGCCGCGCGCCCCTTCGTCTCGGAAGGATTGATCTCGCGTGCGATCGAGGCGGCGAGCCGCACTGGCGCTGCGATCCCCGCCGTTCCCGTCACCGACACCATCAAGCTCACCGGCGATGGCGGCAATGTCGAGGGCACGCCGGACCGCGCGCGCCTGCGAATCGCGCAGACGCCGCAATCCTTTCGTTTCGACGTCATCCTCGAAGCGCATCGTCGCGCGGCGAAGGACGGCCGCAGCGATTTCACCGACGATGCCGCGATTGCCGAATGGGCGGGATTGACGGTTGCAACCTTTGAAGGCGATGTTGCCAACATGAAGCTCACCACTCCCGAGGATTTCGTGCGCGAGGAAGCGCGCCTGGCTGCCCAGCTCGGCGATATCAGGACCGGCACCGGCTATGACGTGCACGCCTTCGGCGAAGGCGACCATCTCATGCTCTGCGGCGTGCGCGTGCCGCACACCAAGGGTTTTCTCGCCCATTCCGACGGCGACGTCGGCCTGCATGCGCTGGTCGATGCCATCCTCGGCGCGCTCGCCGACGGCGACATCGGCTCGCACTTTCCGCCGAGCGATGCGAAGTGGAAGGGCGCCTCTTCCGACCAGTTCCTGAAATACGCCATCGAACGCGTCACCCAGCGCGGTGGCCGCGTTGCCAATCTCGAGGTGACCATGATTTGCGAGCGGCCGAAGATCGGCCCGCTGCGCGACACCATGCGCGCGCGCATCGCCGAGATTTCCGGCGTCGACATCTCGCGCGTCGCGGTGAAGGCGACCACCAGCGAGCGGCTCGGCTTCACCGGCCGTGAGGAAGGCATCGCGGCCACCGCGAGCGCCACCATCCGTCTTCCCTGGAGCGTCTAG
- a CDS encoding CinA family protein: protein MGGSDARALSRSLLDLCRMRKLTIATAESCTGGLVAGALTDIPGSSDVIDRGFVTYSNDAKRAMLGVEAGTLTNFGAVSKETATAMAVGALERAGVDLAVAITGIAGPGGATPGKPVGLVHFAVAARDGRIIHREHRFGAIGRSAVRARSVVEALRMLMDLARGPQVAAKPKRAAAVTRLRPRVTRSPRRHVAKRRTPRSPRG from the coding sequence ATGGGCGGCAGCGACGCACGCGCCCTCTCCCGCTCGCTGCTCGACCTGTGCCGGATGCGCAAGCTGACGATCGCGACGGCTGAATCCTGCACCGGCGGCCTCGTCGCCGGCGCGCTGACCGATATCCCCGGCTCCTCCGATGTGATCGACCGCGGCTTCGTCACCTATTCCAACGACGCCAAGCGCGCGATGCTCGGCGTCGAAGCCGGCACGCTCACGAACTTCGGCGCCGTCAGCAAGGAGACCGCGACCGCGATGGCGGTCGGCGCGCTGGAGCGTGCCGGCGTCGATCTCGCCGTCGCCATCACCGGCATTGCCGGTCCCGGCGGCGCGACGCCCGGCAAGCCGGTCGGTCTCGTGCATTTCGCCGTCGCCGCGCGCGACGGCCGCATCATCCACCGCGAGCATCGCTTCGGCGCGATCGGCCGCAGCGCGGTCCGCGCCCGTTCGGTGGTCGAGGCGTTGCGCATGCTGATGGATCTGGCCCGCGGCCCGCAAGTTGCCGCCAAGCCGAAACGCGCCGCCGCAGTCACCCGCTTGCGCCCGCGCGTGACACGCTCGCCGCGCCGACATGTGGCCAAACGCCGGACGCCACGGTCGCCGCGGGGCTGA
- a CDS encoding class I SAM-dependent methyltransferase, which yields MIADHTMPSVELPGADLDVAKMPGHWLLARLGKRVLRPGGLGLTRALLHGLVIGAEDDVVEFAPGLGVTARLILERGPRRYVGVERDAQAAAWTSRQLPAKGNVSVVVGTADQTTLPAGSASIVIGEAMLSMQTQEQKRRIAAEAFRLLRPGGRYGIHELAVTPDDMPFGQRQAIDRALSGAIHVGARPLSGEGWRGLLESVGFQIEAVEFAPMHLLRPRRLVQDEGLVGALRLARNLLLDRAARRRVLAMRRVFEQHRANLAAIRVIARKV from the coding sequence ATGATTGCAGACCACACGATGCCATCGGTCGAACTGCCGGGCGCTGATCTCGACGTGGCGAAGATGCCGGGCCATTGGCTGCTGGCCCGGCTAGGCAAGCGCGTGCTGCGTCCCGGCGGGCTTGGCCTGACGCGCGCGCTGCTGCACGGGCTGGTGATCGGCGCCGAAGATGATGTCGTCGAGTTTGCGCCGGGGCTCGGCGTCACCGCACGCCTGATCCTGGAGCGAGGCCCGCGGCGCTATGTCGGCGTCGAGCGCGATGCGCAGGCTGCCGCGTGGACGAGCCGGCAGCTTCCGGCGAAGGGAAACGTCTCGGTCGTCGTCGGGACCGCCGATCAGACGACCCTGCCGGCCGGCTCTGCGTCGATCGTGATCGGCGAGGCGATGTTGAGCATGCAGACCCAGGAGCAGAAGCGCCGCATCGCGGCGGAGGCATTCCGGCTGCTTCGCCCCGGCGGGCGTTACGGCATCCACGAGCTCGCCGTGACGCCGGACGACATGCCGTTCGGCCAAAGGCAGGCGATCGATCGCGCGCTCTCCGGCGCCATCCATGTCGGGGCACGTCCGTTGTCCGGCGAAGGATGGAGAGGGCTGCTGGAGAGCGTCGGCTTTCAGATCGAGGCGGTCGAGTTCGCGCCGATGCATCTGCTCCGACCCCGGCGCCTGGTGCAGGACGAGGGCCTGGTGGGCGCGTTGCGGCTCGCCAGGAACCTGCTGCTGGATCGGGCGGCGCGGCGCCGGGTGCTGGCAATGCGGCGGGTGTTCGAGCAGCATCGCGCCAATCTGGCTGCGATCCGTGTGATTGCGCGCAAGGTGTAA